The following are encoded together in the Bacteroidales bacterium MB20-C3-3 genome:
- a CDS encoding ATP-binding protein codes for MHKLIDRNIESFVNENLNVFPVVTILGPRQCGKSTLVKMLYQNSVNYLYLDLQNLDDLNKLREPMLFFQANQDVTICLDEIQLVPELFSVLRSEIDRNRRPGRFILLGSASQDLIQKTSESLAGRVGLIELTPFTIEEVERNTNFVLNKFWHRGGYPDSYLASSDQGSVLWRENFLRTYVERDIPQLGFKIPALQLRRLLTMCAHNQGQLLNSSKLGESLGVTYQTIRRYIDLMEQTFIVHSLPPFEKNIKKRLVKSPKIYVRDSGLLHRLLQIDDFNSLMGNPVFGASWEGFVIENIISSLRDCKFSFYRSATGDELDLIIEKGKRTIAVECKASSAPNVTKGFWRAIETIQPDKTFIVAPVPTAYLFKNDVEVCGVSDFLKKIEL; via the coding sequence ATGCATAAATTAATCGATAGAAATATAGAATCATTTGTAAATGAGAACCTAAATGTATTTCCGGTGGTTACCATTTTAGGTCCGAGACAATGCGGAAAGTCTACTTTGGTGAAGATGCTCTATCAAAATTCAGTGAACTATCTATATTTAGATCTTCAGAATTTGGATGATCTCAATAAGTTACGGGAACCGATGTTATTTTTTCAAGCCAATCAGGATGTTACTATTTGCCTGGACGAAATTCAGTTAGTACCGGAACTTTTTTCGGTATTACGAAGTGAAATAGACCGTAATCGCCGTCCGGGACGATTCATTTTACTTGGGTCAGCCTCGCAAGACCTAATTCAGAAAACATCGGAATCGTTAGCCGGAAGAGTCGGACTGATTGAACTCACTCCGTTTACGATTGAAGAGGTTGAACGGAATACAAATTTTGTATTGAATAAGTTCTGGCATCGTGGTGGCTATCCTGACAGTTATCTTGCATCATCGGATCAGGGAAGTGTACTCTGGAGAGAAAACTTTCTTCGGACATATGTAGAACGGGACATTCCGCAACTTGGTTTTAAGATTCCTGCATTGCAGCTTCGTCGCCTGCTTACAATGTGTGCGCACAATCAAGGGCAACTTTTAAATTCGTCCAAACTGGGCGAATCTTTGGGAGTAACATACCAAACCATTCGCCGTTATATTGATCTGATGGAGCAGACCTTTATTGTCCATTCGTTGCCACCGTTTGAAAAAAACATCAAAAAACGCTTGGTTAAATCTCCCAAAATTTACGTAAGAGATAGCGGGCTATTACATCGGCTGCTGCAGATAGACGATTTTAATTCCCTAATGGGGAATCCTGTTTTTGGAGCATCATGGGAGGGTTTTGTAATAGAGAATATCATTTCTTCATTGAGGGATTGCAAATTTTCTTTTTATCGTAGTGCTACGGGCGACGAGTTAGACCTTATTATTGAAAAGGGTAAACGGACGATAGCAGTAGAGTGCAAAGCCTCATCAGCTCCTAATGTAACAAAAGGCTTTTGGAGAGCAATAGAGACTATACAACCGGATAAAACATTTATTGTTGCACCCGTACCAACCGCCTATTTATTTAAGAATGATGTAGAAGTTTGTGGGGTGAGTGACTTTTTGAAAAAAATCGAATTATAA
- the mnmD gene encoding tRNA (5-methylaminomethyl-2-thiouridine)(34)-methyltransferase MnmD, with the protein MRRRVTTSEDGSNTLTLEDYNESYHSVHGALSESLHIFIREGLKYYISKYPERSDIAVLEAGLGTGLNCLLTAIELDNHLQMNSINYIAVEKFPVTIDEAELLDYPSLFPGNKESVSICKNIHSSPWNEITTLCEKMILEKVENSFEDAFPKIAGKSIDIIYYDAFSPETQPELWRDEIFKELFRALKPGGILVTYSSKGIVKRALRESGFEVKRLRGPKGKKHIIRAEKPLS; encoded by the coding sequence ATGAGAAGAAGAGTTACCACAAGCGAAGATGGGTCCAATACATTAACACTTGAAGATTACAACGAATCTTACCACTCCGTTCACGGAGCTCTCTCAGAGAGTCTGCACATCTTCATTCGTGAGGGTCTTAAATATTACATTTCCAAATATCCCGAAAGGTCAGATATTGCTGTTCTTGAGGCGGGATTAGGGACAGGTCTCAACTGTCTGCTCACTGCCATTGAACTTGACAATCATCTTCAGATGAATAGTATAAACTACATTGCTGTAGAAAAATTTCCTGTTACGATTGATGAGGCTGAGCTGCTTGATTACCCATCTCTCTTTCCCGGAAATAAAGAGTCTGTGTCCATCTGCAAAAACATTCACAGTTCTCCATGGAATGAAATTACAACCCTATGTGAAAAGATGATACTTGAAAAAGTTGAGAACTCGTTTGAAGATGCATTTCCAAAGATCGCCGGTAAGAGTATTGACATCATATACTACGACGCATTTTCTCCTGAAACTCAACCGGAATTATGGCGTGATGAAATCTTCAAAGAGCTGTTCAGAGCCCTGAAACCTGGTGGAATTCTTGTAACATATTCATCAAAGGGAATTGTGAAAAGGGCTTTAAGAGAATCGGGGTTTGAGGTGAAGCGGCTTCGTGGCCCTAAAGGGAAAAAACACATTATCAGAGCAGAGAAACCTCTTTCTTAA
- a CDS encoding glutaminyl-peptide cyclotransferase, with amino-acid sequence MCRNLLILFLALLTVLSPMTASCQQTKSSSLKVKVLENIPHGTNIYTQGLFIDGDILYESSGQYGSSFFRSANLKTGQTIKTFALQSNYFAEGAVMLNNRIYLLTWMERVVFVIDKNTFKEIGKLNNPREGWGLTSDGTHLIMSDGTHNLYFNDPMNFMTKKILEVKLNGKPLKQLNELEWIEGEIWANVYMTDTIVIINPQTGNVRATINCSGLLPASLRSPRTDVLNGIAYDKTNKQVYLTGKYWPRMFRVSVQ; translated from the coding sequence ATGTGCAGGAATCTCCTCATATTATTTTTAGCTCTTCTCACGGTGCTCTCACCAATGACAGCCTCCTGTCAGCAAACAAAGAGCTCTTCATTAAAGGTGAAGGTGCTGGAGAACATCCCTCACGGGACAAACATCTATACGCAGGGTCTTTTTATTGATGGAGATATTCTGTATGAAAGCTCAGGTCAATATGGAAGTTCTTTCTTCAGAAGCGCAAATCTTAAAACAGGACAAACTATAAAGACATTCGCCCTCCAGTCAAATTACTTTGCGGAGGGAGCCGTTATGCTGAATAACAGAATATATCTTCTAACCTGGATGGAGAGAGTTGTTTTTGTTATTGATAAAAATACATTTAAAGAGATAGGCAAACTTAACAATCCCAGAGAGGGATGGGGCCTTACATCAGATGGGACACATCTGATTATGAGCGATGGCACTCATAATTTGTACTTCAATGACCCTATGAATTTTATGACAAAAAAAATTCTTGAGGTAAAACTAAATGGTAAGCCTCTAAAGCAGCTTAATGAACTTGAATGGATTGAGGGAGAAATATGGGCAAATGTCTACATGACAGATACAATAGTCATAATTAATCCTCAAACAGGCAATGTCAGGGCAACCATTAACTGTTCCGGCCTTTTACCGGCATCTCTCAGAAGCCCGAGAACAGATGTTCTCAATGGTATTGCATACGATAAGACAAACAAGCAGGTTTATCTAACCGGTAAATACTGGCCAAGGATGTTCAGAGTCTCTGTTCAGTAA
- a CDS encoding methylglyoxal synthase: protein MKRKTIALVAHDNRKKDLIEWVEFNKQTLLRHNLVCTGTTGRMVEAALIQNKSKNDPSLNITLLKSGPLGGDQQLGALICEGRVDVLIFLWDPMQPQPHDVDVKALLRISSLYNIPTATNRSTADFIISSGLFEEEYEPKLKSFSEYLGRSVDV, encoded by the coding sequence ATGAAAAGAAAAACAATTGCGCTTGTGGCGCACGACAATAGAAAAAAGGACCTTATTGAGTGGGTTGAGTTTAATAAACAGACTCTTTTGAGGCACAATCTTGTATGCACCGGAACAACCGGAAGGATGGTAGAGGCTGCTTTAATTCAGAACAAATCAAAAAATGACCCCTCCCTTAACATAACACTGCTTAAATCTGGTCCGCTAGGTGGCGACCAGCAGCTGGGTGCACTTATATGCGAGGGCAGGGTAGATGTACTGATATTTTTGTGGGACCCAATGCAGCCACAACCACATGATGTGGATGTGAAGGCCCTTTTGAGAATATCAAGCCTCTACAATATTCCCACAGCTACAAACAGATCAACTGCAGATTTTATAATATCTTCCGGATTATTTGAGGAGGAGTATGAACCTAAATTGAAGAGCTTCTCTGAATATCTGGGCAGAAGCGTTGATGTTTAG
- a CDS encoding PAS domain-containing sensor histidine kinase has product METLSNHSHHYQKERNDDELKFYKSIYTSSGEGIFLTRPNGDILSANPAACRLLERSEDEIVSVGRNGVINTEDPRLPGMLKERTENGFVKGELTFKKRDGSLFPVDFTSNVFEFAPGDLRTVIIFRDISEQKHSEELLKASEEKYRRLFDNAIVGVFVTSLEGNFLYVNRAFADIYETESIDSLINLSVTQTYTNPEKRDQYIEQLRRDKYLKNIENSIITFKNNIKDIIVSVIIDDDKLIGFVADNSERVALMNQLRSKNEKLLRLNRTKDRFFSIISHDLRTSFSSILGFSEILSSEITELSHDDIKDYANNIYLSSRSTFELLENLLIWARSQNGDIRMNIKRVNISNVINEVASVMSQTARIKGITVINETDDNIFLCADMNSIKVVVRNLISNAIKYTSEGGLVKVSTQIIRDKVIVSVKDTGKGISEVVLSTLFSENDNISEPGTANETGTGFGLILCKEFIDLNRGEIWAQSSPGEGSTFSFALPLCRD; this is encoded by the coding sequence ATGGAGACTCTTTCCAATCATAGCCATCATTATCAGAAAGAGAGAAATGATGACGAACTTAAGTTTTACAAAAGTATTTATACAAGTTCCGGGGAGGGTATTTTTCTTACCCGTCCCAATGGTGATATTCTGTCTGCAAATCCAGCTGCTTGCAGGTTACTTGAGAGATCTGAAGATGAGATTGTATCTGTAGGCAGAAATGGCGTAATTAATACTGAAGATCCAAGGCTGCCCGGGATGCTTAAAGAGAGGACTGAAAATGGATTTGTTAAAGGGGAACTTACTTTCAAAAAGAGAGATGGTTCTTTATTTCCCGTTGATTTTACTTCTAATGTTTTTGAATTTGCTCCTGGTGATCTTAGAACTGTTATTATTTTCAGAGATATTTCAGAGCAAAAACATTCAGAGGAGCTTTTAAAGGCAAGTGAGGAAAAATACCGCAGACTATTTGATAACGCTATCGTAGGCGTATTTGTCACTTCTCTTGAGGGGAATTTTCTTTATGTAAACAGAGCTTTTGCAGATATATATGAAACAGAGTCAATTGATAGTTTGATTAATCTGTCTGTTACTCAGACATACACTAACCCTGAGAAGCGAGATCAATATATTGAGCAACTGAGGAGAGATAAATACCTAAAAAACATTGAAAATTCTATCATTACTTTCAAAAACAATATTAAGGATATCATAGTCAGTGTGATAATTGATGATGATAAATTGATAGGCTTTGTCGCCGATAATAGTGAAAGAGTCGCTTTAATGAATCAACTCAGATCAAAAAATGAAAAGCTGCTCCGCCTCAACAGAACTAAAGACAGGTTTTTCTCAATAATATCTCACGATTTAAGAACATCTTTCAGCTCAATACTTGGTTTCTCTGAGATTCTCTCAAGTGAAATTACAGAGTTATCACATGACGATATAAAGGATTATGCCAACAATATTTATCTCTCCTCCAGAAGCACATTTGAATTGCTGGAGAATCTGCTGATCTGGGCCCGTTCTCAAAACGGAGATATCAGGATGAATATCAAAAGGGTTAATATAAGCAATGTTATTAATGAAGTTGCATCTGTAATGTCTCAGACTGCCAGAATAAAGGGTATAACAGTTATTAATGAGACAGATGATAATATATTTCTCTGTGCAGATATGAACTCTATTAAAGTTGTGGTAAGGAACCTTATTTCAAATGCAATTAAATATACCTCAGAAGGAGGTTTGGTTAAAGTTAGCACTCAGATTATCCGGGATAAAGTAATTGTCTCCGTAAAAGATACCGGTAAGGGCATAAGCGAAGTAGTGCTTTCAACATTATTCAGCGAAAATGATAATATATCAGAGCCGGGAACTGCAAATGAAACAGGAACAGGATTTGGATTGATTCTTTGCAAAGAGTTTATTGATTTAAACAGGGGAGAAATTTGGGCTCAAAGCAGCCCCGGTGAAGGTAGTACTTTTAGTTTTGCCTTGCCGCTTTGCCGGGATTGA
- a CDS encoding acyl-ACP thioesterase domain-containing protein, whose product MKSLQETYKIKSYEADLNAALKPQSMMLMMQELANLHADALGFGYDNLMEKGIIWVLSRSHVIFRRVPKWREEVYFKTWHKGSDKLFGLRDFIMTGEGGEEIATATTSWLIIGTESRRLQRIEQHIGNDHPSVNLVNAIEKPAPKLISPTELKLYRSRVVEFTDIDMNNHTNNARYMEWALDSIHDTIPSDGFISEFTVNFNHESKIGETLDHYKCKTDKGAFFEAKKGETSVVQIEFKFSNAL is encoded by the coding sequence ATGAAATCTTTACAGGAAACATATAAAATCAAAAGCTATGAAGCAGATCTGAATGCTGCTCTGAAACCACAATCTATGATGCTCATGATGCAAGAGCTGGCTAATCTTCATGCAGATGCACTGGGCTTTGGTTATGATAATTTAATGGAAAAGGGAATTATTTGGGTACTATCCAGATCTCATGTTATTTTCCGCAGAGTTCCAAAGTGGCGGGAGGAGGTCTATTTTAAGACCTGGCATAAAGGGAGCGATAAACTATTCGGCCTGAGAGACTTTATTATGACAGGAGAGGGAGGTGAGGAGATAGCAACTGCCACAACCTCATGGCTTATCATTGGTACCGAATCAAGAAGATTACAGAGGATTGAACAGCACATCGGAAACGATCACCCATCTGTTAATCTCGTGAATGCAATAGAAAAACCTGCGCCAAAACTTATTTCACCCACGGAACTAAAATTATACAGAAGCAGGGTGGTTGAATTCACGGATATTGATATGAATAACCATACAAATAACGCAAGATATATGGAGTGGGCACTGGATTCAATCCACGATACCATACCATCAGATGGTTTTATTTCTGAGTTCACTGTTAATTTCAACCATGAAAGTAAAATTGGAGAAACGCTGGATCATTATAAATGCAAAACCGACAAAGGGGCCTTCTTTGAGGCTAAAAAAGGGGAGACATCAGTGGTACAAATAGAATTCAAATTCTCGAATGCTCTTTAA
- a CDS encoding 3-oxo-5-alpha-steroid 4-dehydrogenase: MTITGLAVFIILFFIEAGYGILLDKKWGITINSKAGWLLMEAPVFIVMATLFLLYGRDAQSGNLLIFSLFMLHYLHRAFIYPHLIVGNGRMPLSIISMGVFFNLVNGVLQGEWLFAHAPLDYYGELQELLASPRFIAGALLFFGGMALNIDSDRRLRKARREGVLNGDKPGTHYIPYGGGFLFVTSPNYLGELIEWLGFALICWSLPGALFAFWTAANLVPRAASTWKRHKEQRGDEIEKRKLMRVFPFIY; this comes from the coding sequence ATGACCATAACTGGTCTGGCTGTGTTTATAATACTCTTCTTCATAGAGGCAGGATACGGAATACTTTTGGACAAAAAATGGGGAATAACAATTAATTCAAAAGCAGGATGGCTTTTAATGGAGGCTCCTGTCTTTATTGTAATGGCCACACTGTTTTTGTTGTACGGGAGGGATGCACAAAGCGGAAATCTGCTAATCTTCTCCCTGTTTATGCTTCACTACCTGCACAGGGCTTTTATATACCCACACCTTATTGTTGGAAATGGGAGGATGCCTCTCTCAATTATCTCAATGGGTGTATTTTTTAACCTTGTTAACGGGGTACTTCAGGGTGAGTGGCTATTTGCTCATGCTCCTCTGGATTACTATGGCGAATTGCAGGAATTACTGGCTTCTCCCAGATTCATAGCTGGAGCATTGTTATTCTTTGGAGGAATGGCACTCAACATTGATTCAGACAGAAGACTCAGAAAAGCGAGAAGAGAGGGAGTCCTAAACGGAGATAAACCAGGAACACATTACATCCCATACGGCGGGGGATTCCTATTTGTTACATCGCCAAACTACCTGGGTGAGCTTATTGAGTGGCTCGGTTTTGCATTAATATGCTGGTCCCTTCCCGGGGCGCTTTTTGCATTCTGGACAGCAGCAAACCTGGTCCCCAGAGCCGCCTCCACTTGGAAGAGACACAAAGAGCAGAGGGGAGATGAAATAGAAAAGAGAAAACTCATGAGAGTCTTCCCTTTTATCTATTGA
- a CDS encoding GNAT family N-acetyltransferase: protein MKRGDISIRNASPEDVEMIFDFICELAVYEKLRDDVTATTDILMESLFVKRQAEVIIAEEEGRALGFALYFHNFSTFKGRACLYLEDIFVKEEHRGRGIGKMLFKRLAQIAVERGCERFDWAVLDWNKPSIEFYKSLGAFPMDEWTVFRLTGESLKRVAEK from the coding sequence ATGAAAAGAGGAGATATATCTATCAGAAATGCCTCTCCAGAGGATGTGGAGATGATTTTTGATTTCATCTGCGAACTTGCCGTTTACGAAAAGCTCAGAGATGATGTAACAGCCACAACGGACATTCTTATGGAGTCTCTGTTTGTTAAGAGACAGGCCGAGGTTATTATTGCTGAAGAGGAGGGGAGAGCGCTGGGTTTTGCGCTCTATTTTCACAATTTTTCCACATTCAAAGGCAGAGCTTGTCTCTATCTTGAGGACATATTTGTAAAAGAGGAGCACCGGGGAAGAGGCATAGGCAAGATGCTTTTCAAAAGGCTTGCTCAGATAGCTGTAGAGAGGGGATGTGAAAGGTTTGACTGGGCTGTTCTTGACTGGAACAAACCATCTATTGAATTTTATAAAAGCTTGGGTGCTTTTCCAATGGATGAGTGGACTGTATTTCGTCTTACCGGAGAATCATTAAAAAGGGTAGCAGAAAAATAA
- a CDS encoding CTP synthase — protein sequence MSTKYVFVMGGVTSSLGKGIISASIAKLLQARGLSVTIQKFDPYLNVDPGTLNPYEHGECYVTEDGAETDLDLGHYERFLNVQTSKANNVTTGRIYRSVIDKERQGAYLGKTVQVIPHITDEIKRRMLLLGKTGRYDVIITELGGTVGDIESLPFVEAVRQLQWELPDEDCMVIHLTLVPYLSAAKELKTKPTQHSVRMLQQNGVHPDVIVCRTEHPLPMDIRRKVALFCNVRPNAVIESIDAKSIYEVPLTMYREKLDELALRKFKMDAIDKAPELDKWKSFLERLFNPKESVEIALVGKYVELQDSYKSILESFIHAGAQNECIVNVHSIHSEYINEQNVAEKLSGMDGILVAPGFGERGIEGKITAVKFARENKIPFLGICLGMQMEVIEYARNVIGLEDAMTTEIKTNAKSPVIDLMEDQKSMTIKGGTMRLGAYSCSIKEGSLAHRIYGKTEISERHRHRYEVNDVYVDTFEKAGLIPSGRNSETGLVEIMELDNHPFFIGVQFHPELKSTPENPHPLFVALVKAAIKKKLS from the coding sequence ATGAGCACCAAATATGTTTTTGTGATGGGAGGTGTAACCTCTTCCCTAGGGAAGGGCATTATTTCCGCTTCAATAGCTAAGTTACTACAGGCAAGGGGTTTGTCAGTTACAATTCAAAAGTTTGACCCCTATTTAAATGTAGACCCGGGTACACTCAATCCATACGAACATGGTGAGTGTTATGTAACTGAAGATGGTGCCGAAACAGACCTTGATCTGGGGCACTACGAGAGATTTCTCAATGTGCAGACTTCAAAGGCAAATAATGTCACAACAGGCAGAATATACCGCTCTGTTATTGACAAAGAGAGACAGGGTGCATATCTAGGAAAAACCGTTCAGGTTATCCCACATATAACAGATGAAATTAAAAGAAGAATGCTTCTTCTGGGTAAAACCGGAAGGTATGATGTAATCATAACCGAGCTGGGAGGAACTGTAGGTGATATTGAGTCGCTTCCCTTTGTTGAGGCTGTTCGTCAGCTTCAGTGGGAGTTGCCCGATGAAGACTGTATGGTAATACATCTTACTCTTGTTCCATACTTAAGTGCAGCTAAAGAGCTTAAAACCAAGCCAACACAGCACTCTGTCAGAATGCTCCAGCAGAATGGAGTTCATCCGGATGTTATTGTTTGCAGAACTGAACACCCTCTTCCAATGGATATAAGAAGAAAGGTGGCTCTCTTTTGTAATGTAAGACCAAATGCAGTTATTGAATCTATTGATGCTAAAAGCATATACGAGGTTCCACTTACAATGTACAGGGAGAAGCTGGATGAGCTGGCACTAAGAAAATTCAAAATGGATGCCATTGACAAGGCCCCAGAGTTGGATAAATGGAAATCTTTCCTGGAGAGATTATTCAATCCCAAAGAGAGTGTTGAAATTGCACTGGTTGGAAAATATGTTGAATTGCAGGATTCATATAAGTCAATACTGGAATCTTTTATTCACGCCGGAGCACAGAACGAATGCATAGTTAATGTTCACTCCATACACAGTGAATATATCAATGAACAAAATGTTGCCGAGAAACTCTCCGGAATGGATGGTATTCTTGTGGCACCAGGATTTGGTGAAAGGGGTATTGAAGGTAAGATTACTGCTGTAAAATTTGCCAGAGAGAATAAGATTCCTTTCCTCGGTATATGCCTTGGCATGCAAATGGAAGTGATAGAGTATGCAAGGAATGTTATTGGCCTTGAGGATGCAATGACTACAGAGATCAAGACAAATGCAAAGAGTCCTGTTATAGACCTTATGGAGGATCAGAAGTCTATGACAATTAAGGGAGGTACAATGAGGCTTGGTGCCTACTCCTGCTCTATTAAGGAGGGATCTCTTGCACACAGAATATACGGAAAAACAGAGATTTCAGAGAGGCACAGACACAGATACGAGGTTAATGATGTATATGTAGATACTTTTGAAAAAGCCGGACTTATTCCAAGTGGCCGCAACAGTGAAACCGGGCTTGTTGAGATTATGGAGCTTGATAACCATCCGTTTTTCATTGGAGTTCAGTTCCACCCAGAACTTAAAAGTACCCCGGAAAATCCACACCCTCTGTTTGTTGCATTGGTAAAGGCTGCAATTAAAAAGAAATTATCTTAA